The Kineothrix sp. MB12-C1 genome includes a window with the following:
- the ribD gene encoding bifunctional diaminohydroxyphosphoribosylaminopyrimidine deaminase/5-amino-6-(5-phosphoribosylamino)uracil reductase RibD encodes MEEMEYMRLAIQLARKGCGWVNPNPMVGAVIVKDGKIIGQGCHRKYGGLHAERDALANCQTSVAGATLYVTLEPCCHYGRTPPCTDAIIKSGISRVVFGSSDPNPLAAGKGLAILRSHGIEVAENVLKDECDKLNGSFFHYIQNKTPYVVMKYAMTMDGKIATHTGRSQWITGSAARRRVHEDRHRYSAIMVGVGTVLTDDPSLTCRLENSRNPLRIICDTGLRTPLQAKLVTTTETALTIIATAVTDTNRHRPYLDAGCEIMVLPQKNNHIDLNILMQRLGEKQIDSLLLEGGGTLNWSAMESGIVNKVQAYIAPKLFGGSGKTPVEGFGVDYPEGAFLLSEPLITQVGEDILLESEVIHCLQGL; translated from the coding sequence ATGGAGGAAATGGAATATATGCGTCTTGCGATTCAACTTGCAAGAAAGGGATGTGGATGGGTGAATCCTAACCCCATGGTTGGCGCTGTGATTGTGAAGGACGGCAAGATAATAGGACAGGGCTGCCATAGAAAATACGGAGGGCTCCACGCAGAACGTGACGCATTGGCAAACTGTCAGACATCGGTAGCCGGTGCAACCCTGTATGTAACGCTGGAACCCTGCTGTCATTATGGGAGAACCCCTCCTTGTACCGATGCAATCATTAAAAGCGGCATTAGCCGTGTGGTATTCGGTTCTTCTGACCCTAATCCGCTGGCTGCCGGGAAAGGTCTTGCGATTTTGCGTTCTCACGGTATTGAGGTGGCAGAGAATGTTTTAAAGGATGAATGCGACAAACTCAACGGCAGCTTTTTCCATTACATTCAAAATAAAACACCTTATGTAGTTATGAAATATGCTATGACCATGGACGGAAAGATTGCAACCCATACCGGAAGATCCCAATGGATTACCGGATCGGCGGCACGTCGGCGCGTTCATGAGGACCGGCACCGTTACTCTGCCATTATGGTCGGCGTAGGTACGGTTCTAACAGACGATCCGTCACTGACCTGTCGGCTTGAGAACAGCAGGAATCCTCTGCGTATTATCTGTGATACCGGATTAAGAACCCCCCTGCAAGCAAAACTTGTCACCACAACCGAGACGGCCCTTACCATCATCGCTACGGCGGTAACAGATACTAACAGACATCGTCCGTATTTGGATGCAGGTTGTGAGATTATGGTACTTCCTCAAAAGAATAATCATATTGACTTAAATATCTTGATGCAAAGGTTGGGTGAAAAGCAGATTGACAGCCTTTTACTGGAGGGCGGCGGCACATTGAATTGGTCTGCCATGGAAAGCGGCATAGTAAATAAGGTGCAGGCATACATTGCGCCAAAGCTGTTCGGCGGCAGCGGAAAGACTCCGGTAGAGGGGTTCGGTGTTGATTACCCTGAGGGAGCTTTTCTCCTAAGCGAGCCGCTTATTACACAGGTAGGTGAAGACATTTTATTAGAAAGCGAGGTGATTCATTGTTTACAGGGGTTATAG